A region of the Acidobacteriota bacterium genome:
CCAAATGGCCGCGCCGACCGCCCCGCCGATCACGCCAAAAATGATGAAGGCAACGAGGACCACCACCACCATGGCCGTGACCAGGATGGCCACGCCCTCGGGAGTGCTCATCTGCTGCATCACGCGCTGTGCATTGGGATCGGGATTCTTGGCGGCCGCCTCTTGCATCTGCTGCATCAGTTGGCGGCGGAACTCACCCGTGCCGCGAGCGGAGACCACCACCACTTGGAAGAGCAGCCAGAAGACGAAGGCGAAGAAGCCCGTCACCGCGCCGATGCGCGCGCCCATGCCAGCGGTGACCAGGGCGCCTGGCTTCCACTTCCGGTACATCATCACGGCGAGCGCGCCGCCGCCGATGACCCACAAGCAGCAGCCGGCGGAGACGAAGCGAAGCGAGGAAGGGATACCGGCGAGGAGCCC
Encoded here:
- a CDS encoding zinc ribbon domain-containing protein, whose protein sequence is MQTACHRCGAMLDEGTAFCPSCGAPQIRVHPSLADSAATPPLPPGTPGNIQPAAIPVMAGTPRVDWSVAFKAAALLGLLAGIPSSLRFVSAGCCLWVIGGGALAVMMYRKWKPGALVTAGMGARIGAVTGFFAFVFWLLFQVVVVSARGTGEFRRQLMQQMQEAAAKNPDPNAQRVMQQMSTPEGVAILVTAMVVVVLVAFIIFGVIGGAVGAAIWGRRQTS